In Brockia lithotrophica, the following are encoded in one genomic region:
- a CDS encoding type 1 glutamine amidotransferase, which produces MCTLKLKIGHLYPDLLEIYSDRGNITVLRKRAEWRGIEVQVDRISIGDDVNLVEYDLLFSGGGEDREQMQVAEDLLRKRDTLLRAVASGTVVLAICGSYQLLGHYFETVNGHRIEGVGLLDFYTIGGQRRLTGNVVSKLTIFNFECTVVGYENHSGRTYLGPGVAPLATVVSGHGNNGEDGLEGVVQGTVFGTYLHGPVLAKNPLLADHLLQLALKRRTDRPYLPPLEDEWEWLAHERLVRKFARMKLTCPRRVYNEVDR; this is translated from the coding sequence GTGTGTACGTTGAAACTTAAAATAGGACACCTATATCCTGATTTGCTAGAAATCTACAGCGACCGAGGGAATATCACTGTCTTACGAAAAAGAGCGGAATGGCGCGGAATTGAAGTGCAGGTGGACCGCATCAGCATCGGCGACGATGTGAACCTCGTGGAATACGATTTGTTGTTTTCAGGCGGCGGTGAAGATCGGGAGCAGATGCAAGTGGCGGAAGATCTGCTGAGAAAACGAGACACGCTCCTTCGAGCGGTCGCTTCCGGTACCGTTGTCCTGGCAATCTGCGGCAGTTACCAGTTGCTCGGCCACTATTTTGAAACGGTTAACGGCCATCGGATTGAAGGCGTGGGGCTGCTGGACTTCTATACCATCGGAGGCCAGAGACGGTTGACAGGCAATGTTGTTAGCAAACTTACGATTTTCAATTTTGAGTGCACGGTAGTCGGTTATGAAAATCATTCGGGACGTACTTACCTTGGCCCAGGTGTAGCGCCGTTAGCTACGGTGGTGAGCGGTCACGGCAACAACGGGGAAGACGGTTTGGAAGGTGTGGTGCAAGGTACGGTCTTCGGAACTTACTTGCACGGACCGGTTCTGGCAAAAAATCCACTTTTGGCAGATCATCTTCTGCAGCTAGCGCTCAAACGAAGAACAGACCGCCCATACCTACCTCCTCTTGAGGACGAATGGGAATGGTTGGCCCATGAACGACTTGTGCGGAAGTTTGCCCGTATGAAATTAACGTGTCCTCGACGTGTATACAATGAAGTAGACAGATAA
- a CDS encoding CTP synthase: protein MTKYIFVTGGVVSSLGKGIIAASLGHLLKSRGLNVTIQKLDPYINVDPGTMSPYQHGEVFVTHDGAETDLDLGHYERFIDINLTKHNSITTGQIYSSVLAKERRGNYLGGTVQVIPHVTNEIKERIRLLERKDSPDVVITEIGGTVGDIESLPFLEAIRQIKSDVGQENVMYIHVTLIPYVASTGELKTKPTQHSVKELRSIGIQPNVLVCRTERPLTEEIKHKLASYSDIDLEAIIEARDAEILYEVPLILHEQGLDNFVIRHFRLMTGDPRIEEWRQMVKRMKHLDGQVKIAIVGKYVSLKDAYLSVKEALYHAAAFHGKKLEIEWINSEELTPGSLVERLRGVDGILVPGGFGRRGIEGKILAIQYAREKRIPFLGICLGMQLASVEFARNVLKLVDANSTEMDPNTPHPIIDLLPNQDGKVLGGTMRLGAYPCRLLPGSRAQEAYKAEEVAERHRHRYEFNLRYKEMFERHGMRITGFSPDGHLVEIVEYTDHPWFVATQFHPEFTSRPNRPHPLFREFIRAAMFYRESRGRALHDEHF, encoded by the coding sequence ATGACTAAGTATATCTTTGTGACGGGCGGAGTTGTTTCCTCGCTTGGAAAGGGGATTATCGCCGCTTCTTTGGGACATCTGTTGAAAAGCCGAGGTTTGAATGTCACGATTCAAAAGCTTGACCCGTACATCAATGTGGATCCGGGGACGATGAGCCCATATCAGCATGGGGAAGTGTTTGTGACGCATGATGGTGCGGAGACTGATCTGGATTTAGGGCATTATGAACGGTTTATTGATATTAATCTAACGAAACACAACAGTATTACCACGGGTCAAATTTACTCCTCTGTTCTGGCCAAGGAGCGTCGCGGCAATTACCTAGGCGGAACGGTCCAGGTGATCCCCCATGTCACTAACGAGATTAAGGAGCGGATCCGCCTCCTTGAAAGAAAGGACAGTCCGGACGTGGTGATCACCGAGATCGGCGGCACGGTGGGCGATATTGAGAGCCTGCCTTTCTTGGAGGCCATCCGTCAAATTAAATCCGACGTAGGTCAGGAAAACGTGATGTATATACACGTCACACTTATTCCTTATGTAGCATCGACAGGAGAATTGAAAACCAAACCGACGCAGCACAGCGTCAAGGAGCTGAGAAGCATCGGCATTCAACCTAATGTGCTTGTGTGCCGGACCGAACGGCCACTTACGGAGGAAATCAAACATAAGCTGGCATCGTACAGCGACATCGACCTGGAAGCGATCATCGAAGCGCGTGACGCGGAAATCTTATATGAAGTTCCTTTGATATTGCACGAACAGGGGTTAGATAATTTTGTTATTCGGCATTTCAGGCTCATGACCGGCGATCCCCGGATTGAAGAATGGCGACAGATGGTGAAACGCATGAAGCACCTGGATGGCCAGGTAAAAATTGCGATTGTTGGCAAGTATGTTTCGCTTAAGGATGCCTACTTGAGCGTTAAAGAGGCGCTTTATCATGCGGCTGCTTTTCATGGAAAGAAATTGGAAATCGAGTGGATCAACTCTGAAGAGCTGACTCCCGGCAGCCTTGTCGAACGGCTTCGGGGGGTGGATGGAATTCTCGTGCCGGGAGGATTTGGCCGCCGCGGTATTGAGGGCAAGATCCTGGCCATTCAGTATGCTAGAGAAAAGCGCATTCCTTTTTTGGGGATCTGCCTGGGGATGCAGCTGGCCAGTGTAGAATTTGCGCGCAATGTCCTGAAGCTGGTGGACGCCAACAGCACGGAGATGGACCCGAACACGCCCCATCCGATTATCGATTTACTGCCCAATCAGGACGGGAAGGTGCTGGGCGGCACCATGCGGCTGGGAGCTTACCCCTGTCGACTTCTGCCGGGCTCCCGTGCACAAGAGGCCTATAAGGCGGAAGAGGTGGCGGAGCGGCATCGCCATCGGTATGAGTTTAACCTCCGCTACAAAGAAATGTTTGAGCGGCATGGGATGCGGATCACTGGGTTCTCTCCCGATGGCCATCTGGTGGAGATTGTGGAATATACCGATCACCCCTGGTTTGTGGCCACGCAATTTCACCCGGAATTTACCTCTCGCCCGAATCGACCTCATCCGCTGTTTCGTGAATTCATTCGAGCGGCGATGTTCTACCGGGAAAGCCGGGGGCGCGCGCTGCATGATGAACATTTTTAA
- a CDS encoding anthranilate synthase component I — MYDSTILASEEREKVYRTYSGVTVQRRLNKETSSSGIERLVDRLNHEKGALFCSGVDYTGRNTRWAVGFVNPPLEVISRERIVKIRALNQRGALLLPVFERWISREPAVDEIRLAEAHLTVTVKRRAEVVVEEERTKQPSVFSVIRAIQKALFTKEDVFLGLYGAFGYDLIFQFEDLEPMKPRHEDQVDMHLFLPDEIWVVDQKTGDVFRVTYDFSVGAESTAGWPREGTYYPFKPSYDRPLPPDRPSYFADLVRKAMPSFYEGDLFEVVPSQTFYRRCALKPSEVFKNLIRINPSPYEFFIHLGHQYLIGASPEMYVRVVGRQVETSPISGTIRRGANALEDSENIKKLLNSAKDEAELTMCTDVDRNDKSRICLPGSVQVIGRRRIEQYSHLFHTVDHIVGELSPGYDALDAFITHMWSVTVTGAPKIEAMRWIEAHEETSRGWYGGAVGWLNFNGNMNTGLTIRAIKLTNGMAEMRVGATVLYASDPKAEEEETLIKVAVLMQALEVPGRDDDKKQAYRPRFGKGKRVLLVDHEGSFVHILANYFMQTGAEVLTARSEAARRMIEENPSYNLVVLSPGPGRPERFQMSETIALSISHRLPLFGVCLGFQGLAEYFGGRLEVLPKPAHGEKSAIRILENDPLFDSLGDTVLVGRYHSLYVRDLPSSLKLLAETEDGIPMAFRHRQLPIYAVQFHPESILSLSGNAGLVIIDNIMKILAY; from the coding sequence GTGTACGATTCCACGATACTGGCCTCCGAAGAGAGGGAGAAGGTTTACCGGACCTATTCCGGCGTGACTGTTCAAAGGCGGCTGAACAAAGAGACGAGCTCCTCGGGGATCGAGCGGTTGGTGGATCGCTTGAATCATGAGAAAGGTGCTCTGTTTTGTAGCGGCGTGGATTACACCGGACGAAACACGCGCTGGGCCGTCGGATTTGTGAATCCGCCGTTAGAGGTCATCTCTCGGGAGCGTATCGTCAAGATTCGGGCTCTCAATCAGCGGGGCGCCTTGCTTCTGCCCGTTTTTGAGCGATGGATATCGCGCGAACCGGCCGTGGATGAAATCCGGCTCGCAGAGGCGCATTTGACGGTCACTGTGAAGCGCAGGGCGGAGGTAGTCGTGGAGGAAGAGCGCACTAAGCAGCCGTCCGTTTTCAGCGTGATTCGCGCCATTCAAAAAGCTCTTTTCACAAAAGAAGACGTTTTTCTAGGGTTATATGGCGCCTTCGGTTACGATCTCATCTTTCAATTTGAGGATCTTGAACCAATGAAACCACGACATGAAGATCAGGTGGATATGCATCTTTTTTTGCCGGATGAGATTTGGGTGGTGGATCAGAAAACCGGCGATGTTTTTCGCGTCACGTACGACTTCTCGGTCGGCGCAGAATCGACCGCAGGATGGCCCCGTGAAGGTACTTACTACCCTTTTAAGCCTTCTTATGATCGCCCCCTTCCGCCGGATCGTCCCAGTTACTTCGCCGACCTTGTCCGGAAAGCGATGCCGTCGTTCTATGAGGGTGATCTGTTCGAAGTGGTTCCTTCACAAACGTTTTACCGTCGATGCGCGCTGAAGCCGTCGGAGGTTTTTAAAAATCTGATTCGGATTAATCCAAGTCCGTATGAATTTTTCATACATTTAGGTCACCAATATTTGATCGGAGCTTCTCCGGAAATGTACGTGCGTGTGGTGGGACGTCAAGTGGAGACCAGCCCGATATCCGGCACGATCAGACGGGGAGCTAATGCCCTGGAAGATTCCGAGAACATCAAGAAGCTTCTCAATTCGGCCAAGGACGAAGCCGAATTGACGATGTGCACGGACGTTGATCGCAACGACAAATCCCGCATTTGCCTGCCGGGGTCCGTTCAGGTGATCGGAAGGCGGCGAATCGAGCAGTATTCGCACCTGTTTCATACGGTGGATCACATCGTCGGTGAATTGTCCCCTGGCTACGACGCGCTGGATGCCTTTATAACCCACATGTGGTCGGTGACCGTTACCGGAGCGCCGAAGATTGAGGCAATGCGGTGGATCGAGGCGCATGAGGAAACGTCGCGCGGATGGTACGGCGGGGCGGTCGGATGGCTGAACTTTAATGGCAACATGAACACTGGACTGACAATCAGGGCCATCAAATTGACCAACGGAATGGCAGAAATGCGGGTGGGTGCGACGGTCCTTTATGCTTCCGATCCCAAGGCTGAAGAGGAAGAGACGCTGATCAAGGTGGCGGTTCTCATGCAGGCACTGGAGGTGCCTGGTCGCGACGATGATAAGAAACAGGCATATCGTCCGCGTTTTGGAAAAGGGAAAAGGGTGTTGCTCGTGGACCATGAGGGTTCATTTGTGCATATCTTGGCGAATTATTTCATGCAGACGGGAGCCGAGGTTCTGACAGCACGTTCCGAAGCGGCGCGAAGGATGATCGAGGAGAATCCGTCGTACAATCTGGTTGTATTGTCTCCTGGGCCGGGAAGGCCGGAACGCTTTCAGATGAGCGAAACCATTGCGCTGTCGATTTCTCATCGGCTTCCCTTGTTTGGCGTTTGCCTCGGTTTCCAAGGCCTGGCGGAATACTTCGGCGGCCGTCTGGAAGTGCTTCCGAAACCTGCCCACGGGGAAAAATCCGCAATTCGCATCCTAGAAAACGATCCATTATTTGATTCTTTGGGTGATACCGTGCTTGTCGGACGTTACCATTCTCTTTACGTACGAGACTTACCATCATCTTTGAAGTTGCTGGCAGAGACGGAAGATGGGATTCCTATGGCTTTTCGTCACCGGCAATTGCCAATCTATGCCGTGCAGTTTCATCCCGAGTCCATCTTGAGCCTTTCCGGGAACGCAGGATTGGTTATTATCGATAATATTATGAAGATTCTAGCTTATTAA
- the pdxS gene encoding pyridoxal 5'-phosphate synthase lyase subunit PdxS, translating into MNTNTEQVTWRNKVGLAEMLKGGVIMDVTTPEQAIVAEKAGAAAVMALERVPADIRQQGGVARMSDPKVIKEIMEAVTIPVMAKSRIGHFVEAQILEAIGVDFVDESEVLTPADEEHHIWKHDFKVPFVCGATNLGEALRRIAEGAAMIRSKGEAGTGNVVEAVRHLRSILRDIRKVAAAPDDELPAIAKELRAPLELVREVKVLGKLPVPLFAAGGVATPADAALLMQLGAEAVFVGSGIFKSGNPEKRARAIVLAVQHYDDPELLAKISEDLGEPMVGINVSAIPAEERLAERGW; encoded by the coding sequence ATGAACACAAACACAGAACAAGTCACCTGGCGCAACAAGGTCGGTCTTGCGGAAATGCTCAAGGGCGGCGTGATCATGGATGTCACCACCCCTGAACAGGCCATCGTCGCGGAAAAGGCTGGCGCCGCCGCCGTGATGGCGCTAGAGCGTGTGCCCGCCGACATTCGCCAGCAAGGCGGCGTGGCCCGAATGTCCGATCCGAAAGTCATTAAAGAGATCATGGAAGCAGTTACCATTCCGGTCATGGCCAAGAGCAGGATTGGTCACTTCGTCGAGGCCCAAATCTTGGAAGCCATCGGAGTCGACTTTGTGGACGAGTCGGAGGTCCTCACCCCGGCGGATGAGGAGCATCACATCTGGAAGCATGACTTCAAAGTACCCTTTGTTTGCGGGGCCACTAACCTGGGGGAGGCTCTGCGGCGCATCGCTGAAGGGGCGGCAATGATCCGCTCGAAAGGGGAAGCGGGGACGGGAAACGTGGTTGAAGCCGTGCGACACCTTCGTTCCATTCTGAGAGACATCCGGAAGGTGGCGGCGGCGCCCGACGATGAACTCCCCGCCATCGCCAAGGAACTGAGGGCTCCTCTGGAATTGGTGAGAGAGGTAAAAGTACTTGGGAAGCTCCCGGTTCCCCTTTTTGCCGCCGGTGGTGTCGCGACGCCGGCAGATGCTGCTTTGCTGATGCAGTTGGGCGCAGAGGCGGTGTTTGTAGGGTCGGGCATTTTCAAGTCCGGCAATCCGGAAAAGCGGGCCAGGGCCATTGTGCTGGCTGTCCAGCATTATGACGATCCCGAGCTCCTTGCCAAGATCTCTGAAGACTTAGGAGAACCGATGGTGGGGATCAATGTTTCGGCGATTCCTGCTGAGGAGCGCCTAGCGGAACGGGGTTGGTAA
- a CDS encoding MurT ligase domain-containing protein has protein sequence MSYFKVLRTWAAIGTAKAIKRLLMALGRKGTTLPGAIALRICPDLLRYYGKKLEGRVVFVTGTNGKTTTSNILTYLLKKNGNKVISNALGANLIEGITTAFIEGFAASNNNQLAVIEVDEATLCKVIDHIPPKVVVVTNFFRDQLDRYGELEAVVDMVERALKRTPPYTIVVVNADDPLASSVAPQEKKTIFYGVESTKMPMNKQEEIRDGKLCRRCGALLRYQLYYYGQLGFYECPVCGFRRPTPDVTARNVRLQDGGVAFELDGESGFVDTPAFYNVYNVLAAIAAAKVLGVKPMIIAHEMKRLKIGLGRMERFMVGNEMETWLVLVKNPTGCNQVLKTIIRIDRPITLVFILNDRDADGTDVSWIWDVHLEQLKEQKNIKRIIAAGTRAYDIAVRLKYADLKDVTMIREGDVSAVEVALSELTVGHTLVILSTYTSLYAVRDYLLKKGGVYVET, from the coding sequence ATGTCTTACTTCAAAGTTTTAAGAACATGGGCAGCGATCGGGACGGCCAAAGCGATCAAACGTTTACTGATGGCCTTGGGCCGTAAGGGGACAACCTTACCAGGTGCGATAGCGCTCCGCATTTGTCCAGATCTACTACGTTACTACGGCAAAAAGTTGGAAGGCAGAGTAGTGTTTGTTACAGGCACCAACGGAAAAACAACTACAAGCAATATATTAACATATTTATTGAAAAAAAACGGAAATAAAGTGATTTCAAATGCTCTGGGAGCTAACTTAATCGAGGGTATTACTACAGCTTTTATTGAAGGTTTCGCGGCATCAAATAATAATCAATTGGCAGTAATAGAAGTAGATGAAGCAACACTTTGCAAAGTGATTGATCATATACCACCGAAAGTAGTTGTTGTTACCAATTTTTTTCGGGATCAACTAGACCGATACGGGGAACTCGAAGCAGTCGTGGACATGGTCGAACGCGCGCTAAAACGAACGCCCCCATACACGATTGTAGTGGTAAACGCCGACGATCCGCTGGCATCGTCGGTGGCACCGCAAGAAAAGAAGACAATCTTTTACGGTGTAGAGTCAACCAAAATGCCAATGAACAAACAAGAGGAAATTAGGGACGGCAAATTATGTCGACGCTGTGGAGCGCTGCTACGGTACCAACTATATTATTACGGGCAACTAGGATTTTACGAGTGCCCCGTATGTGGTTTTCGCCGTCCAACGCCGGATGTGACAGCACGTAACGTACGCCTTCAAGACGGTGGAGTCGCGTTTGAACTAGACGGAGAGAGCGGTTTTGTCGACACGCCGGCTTTTTATAACGTCTACAACGTCCTGGCAGCCATTGCTGCAGCCAAGGTGTTAGGAGTAAAGCCAATGATTATTGCACATGAGATGAAACGATTAAAAATCGGACTTGGTAGAATGGAACGTTTTATGGTTGGAAACGAAATGGAAACATGGTTAGTTCTAGTAAAAAATCCTACTGGTTGTAACCAAGTACTAAAAACTATTATCCGAATAGACCGTCCAATCACTCTAGTATTTATTTTGAATGACCGAGATGCTGACGGTACCGACGTGTCATGGATCTGGGATGTACATTTAGAACAGCTGAAGGAACAAAAAAATATAAAACGAATAATCGCCGCCGGAACACGTGCGTACGACATTGCCGTCCGTTTGAAGTATGCCGATTTGAAGGATGTCACGATGATCCGAGAAGGCGACGTTTCGGCAGTGGAAGTCGCGCTTAGCGAACTGACAGTTGGCCATACGCTTGTCATTTTGTCGACGTATACGTCATTGTATGCCGTTCGAGATTACTTACTGAAGAAAGGTGGTGTGTACGTTGAAACTTAA
- the pdxT gene encoding pyridoxal 5'-phosphate synthase glutaminase subunit PdxT — protein sequence MKARIGVVAYQGAVSEHLRALERAGAKALPVKWPRDLEGLQGVVIPGGESTVIGDAMQTWGLLDALREWVRDGGAVFGTCAGAILMATEIKNGKPDQPRLGIMPLTAIRNGFGRQVDSFEADICVRGIEGAAFRAVFIRAPYFEVTDPEVEVLAAVDHKVVAARYGRHLATAFHPELTDDLRIHNLFIEMATGGQKNPG from the coding sequence TTGAAGGCGCGCATTGGAGTTGTTGCTTACCAGGGGGCGGTATCCGAACATCTGCGCGCCTTAGAGCGTGCCGGCGCCAAGGCGTTGCCTGTTAAGTGGCCGCGGGATCTTGAAGGCTTACAGGGCGTCGTTATCCCGGGCGGGGAGTCGACGGTCATCGGCGATGCCATGCAAACGTGGGGGCTCCTCGACGCACTTCGGGAATGGGTTCGGGATGGGGGAGCCGTCTTCGGCACCTGTGCAGGCGCCATCCTCATGGCCACGGAGATCAAAAACGGCAAACCCGATCAACCTCGGCTCGGCATTATGCCGCTGACGGCAATCCGCAACGGTTTTGGAAGACAAGTGGATTCTTTTGAAGCGGACATTTGCGTCAGAGGCATCGAGGGGGCGGCTTTCCGGGCGGTTTTCATCCGTGCCCCCTACTTTGAGGTGACGGATCCGGAAGTTGAAGTGCTTGCGGCGGTCGATCACAAGGTGGTAGCCGCGCGCTACGGCCGCCATTTGGCCACGGCGTTTCACCCGGAGTTGACAGATGACCTGCGCATTCATAACCTGTTTATCGAGATGGCGACAGGCGGGCAAAAAAACCCTGGATGA